One Hordeum vulgare subsp. vulgare chromosome 4H, MorexV3_pseudomolecules_assembly, whole genome shotgun sequence DNA window includes the following coding sequences:
- the LOC123448336 gene encoding LOW QUALITY PROTEIN: receptor-like protein EIX1 (The sequence of the model RefSeq protein was modified relative to this genomic sequence to represent the inferred CDS: inserted 1 base in 1 codon; substituted 1 base at 1 genomic stop codon) produces MRSHTMLGLLITLALWCLVITNNTRGTAAACIAVERDALATFNASITDPGGRLHSWQGENCCSWGGVSCSKKTGHFVKLDLGAYSLKGEISPSLATLNRLVHLNLSHSDFDGVPIPEFVGSFKMLRYLDPSHAGFGGTAPAQLGNLSRLVYLDVGSFGGPGITADNFHWVSKLTSLRYLDLSWSYLAASVDWLQAVNMLPSLQVLHLNDASLPASDLTSLSQVNFTSLKLLNLKSNDLNSSMPNWIDKLSGLSELDMTSCGLSGMIPDDLGKLTSLKFILLGDNKLTGAIPTSANRLCNLAQISLSGNILSEDIAEAGKSLFPCMKWLQVLELSGNKLTGNLSGWLEGMSGLRILDLSANSLSGVVPYGIGNLSSLTYLDISFNRFEGKLSELHFANLSRLDTLDLTSNSFEIVIKQSWLPPFQLRNLGLQDCLVGPEFPTWLQSQTRIEAINLGSAGINDSLPDWIWNFSSSITSLNVSTNNITGRLPASLEXLKMLXTLAMRSNKLEGNIPDLPISIRVLDLSCNNLAGSLPHSFQDKELHYLSLSSNFISGVIPADFCNMTSMELIDLSDNNLSGELPNCWQNKSELYAIDFPSNDFWGEIPSTLGSLNSLMSLHLSKNSLSGVLPTSLKSCQMLMLLDFAENNLSGNIPRWIGESLKSLILVSLGSNQFSGEIPEELSQLPALQYLDLHNNKLSGPVPRFLGNLTALHLRNLYQITSSSVQFKVYGLGGAYFSVYTDALEATWKGQVIVFERTLFLLTGIDLSANQLTGEIPSEIVSLSTLRLLNLSKNHIGGSIPGELGNLVDLESLDLSWNELSGLVPHSLASVPYLSYLNLSYNDLSGQIPYGNKLSTFDNLSYLGNENLCGPPLSKICVPESNRHQNRKLQLRFDTLTCLFTLLGFAFGISTVFTTFICSAVARKAYFRFTDRALSNKLWCTAVEMKLSINRMMPAGRDPSMATRSQDTITCYELEQPSAASM; encoded by the exons ATGAGATCTCATACAATGCTTGGATTGCTCATAACGCTGGCCCTTTGGTGCCTTGTGATCACCAACAACACCCGGGGCACAGCTGCTGCATGCATCGCTGTTGAGAGGGATGCGCTGGCTACATTCAACGCCAGCATCACTGATCCTGGTGGGAGGTTACACTCATGGCAAGGGGAAAACTGCTGCAGCTGGGGTGGTGTGAGCTGCAGCAAGAAGACCGGCCATTTCGTCAAGCTGGACCTTGGTGCTTACTCCCTCAAAGGCGAGATCAGTCCATCTTTGGCCACTTTGAACAGATTGGTGCACCTCAACCTGAGCCATAGTGACTTCGATGGGGTGCCCATCCCGGAATTCGTAGGTTCCTTCAAGATGTTGAGATATCTTGATCCGTCGCATGCCGGTTTTGGCGGAACAGCTCCTGCTCAACTTGGTAATTTGTCGAGACTCGTCTATCTTGATGTGGGTTCGTTCGGAGGTCCTGGGATCACTGCAGATAACTTCCATTGGGTTTCCAAGCTGACTTCCCTGAGGTATCTGGACCTCAGTTGGTCCTATCTTGCTGCTTCTGTGGATTGGCTGCAGGCAGTGAACATGCTACCGTCACTCCAAGTGCTTCACCTCAACGATGCTAGTCTTCCTGCCAGTGACCTCACTTCTCTTTCTCAAGTCAACTTCACTTCCCTTAAGCTGCTTAATCTGAAGAGTAACGATCTGAATTCCTCCATGCCGAATTGGATTGACAAGCTATCTGGCCTCTCAGAGTTGGACATGACTAGCTGTGGGCTTTCAGGGATGATTCCTGATGATCTTGGCAAACTGACCTCACTTAAGTTCATATTACTAGGGGACAACAAGTTGACTGGAGCGATACCAACATCAGCTAATAGATTATGCAACTTGGCTCAAATCAGTTTGTCCGGGAACATCTTGTCAGAAGATATTGCGGAAGCAGGCAAGAGCCTGTTTCCCTGTATGAAGTGGTTGCAGGTCCTTGAACTTTCGGGTAACAAGTTAACTGGAAACCTATCTGGTTGGCTTGAGGGCATGTCAGGATTAAGAATCCTTGATCTCAGCGCGAACTCACTGTCTGGAGTTGTGCCATATGGTATTGGTAACCTATCAAGCTTGACATACCTGGATATTTCCTTTAATAGATTTGAAGGCAAACTATCGGAACTCCACTTTGCCAATTTGTCAAGATTGGATACTTTAGATTTAACATCAAATTCATTCGAGATTGTCATCAAACAAAGCTGGCTGCCACCTTTTCAGCTCAGAAATCTCGGACTGCAAGATTGCCTTGTAGGGCCAGAGTTTCCAACTTGGCTGCAATCACAAACTAGAATTGAGGCTATTAATCTGGGCAGTGCAGGCATCAATGATTCATTACCTGACTGGATCTGGAACTTCTCCTCGTCCATCACTAGCTTAAATGTCTCTACAAACAACATAACTGGTAGGTTGCCTGCAAGCTTGGAGTAATTGAAAATGC AAACCCTGGCTATGAGGAGTAATAAGCTTGAGGGGAACATTCCAGATTTGCCTATTAGCATCCGAGTGTTGGACCTATCCTGCAACAACTTAGCAGGATCACTGCCACATAGCTTTCAAGACAAAGAACTTCATTACCTATCGTTGTCAAGCAATTTCATTAGTGGAGTAATCCCAGCAGATTTTTGCAACATGACATCAATGGAACTGATTGACCTATCTGATAACAACCTTTCAGGAGAGCTTCCCAACTGTTGGCAAAATAAATCGGAACTGTATGCCATAGACTTTCCAAGCAATGACTTTTGGGGAGAAATACCATCTACCCTGGGTTCTCTAAATTCCCTCATGTCACTGCATCTTAGCAAGAATAGCTTATCCGGAGTATTGCCCACCTCATTGAAGTCATGCCAAATGTTGATGTTACTTGATTTTGCAGAGAATAATTTGTCAGGAAACATACCAAGATGGATAGGTGAGAGTCTAAAGTCTCTGATACTTGTGAGTTTAGGGTCCAACCAGTTTTCTGGTGAAATACCTGAAGAATTGTCCCAACTTCCTGCTCTGCAATATTTGGATCTTCATAACAACAAACTATCTGGCCCAGTACCACGTTTCCTGGGAAATTTAACAGCCTTACACTTGCGCAATCTTTACCAGATAACATCGTCTTCCGTTCAGTTCAAGGTTTATGGTCTCGGGGGTGCTTACTTTTCTGTGTACACAGATGCCTTGGAGGCAACGTGGAAAGGTCAAGTTATTGTTTTTGAGAGAACACTATTCCTGCTTACCGGAATTGATCTCTCCGCAAACCAGTTAACTGGTGAGATTCCaagtgaaatagtatctctatctACATTACGGTTATTGAATCTGTCAAAGAACCACATTGGAGGAAGTATTCCTGGTGAACTGGGGAATTTGGTCGATTTAGAGTCACTCGATCTCTCATGGAATGAACTATCAGGTCTAGTTCCTCACAGCTTGGCGTCAGTACCATATTTGTCCTACCTGAATTTGTCCTACAATGATCTCTCAGGGCAGATACCGTACGGAAATAAATTGAGCACTTTTGATAATCTCAGCTACTTGGGAAACGAAAATCTTTGCGGGCCTCCACTTTCCAAAATCTGTGTACCCGAGAGTAACAGACACCAAAACCGTAAACTTCAACTCAGATTTGACACGCTGACATGTCTATTTACACTGCTCGGGTTTGCGTTCGGAATCTCCACTGTATTCACCACCTTCATATGCAGCGCGGTCGCAAGGAAGGCTTACTTTCGGTTCACCGACAGGGCACTGagcaa caagcTGTGGTGCACTGCAGTGGAGATGAAGCTTAGCATCAACAGGATGATGCCAGCAGGAAGAGACCCCTCCATGGCGACACGGAGTCAGGACACCATCACTTGCTACGAGCTGGAACAACCTTCTGCCGCTAGTATGTAA